The following is a genomic window from Hymenobacter monticola.
TCGAACGCAAGTACACGGCCGACCTCGTGCGCCACGCCGCCGCCTTCCACGACCGCAACGTGTGGGCCGTGGTGCAGCGCCTGCCCGAGGCCGAGCGCAACCACCCGCGCCTGGTGCGGGCCCTGCGCCAGCTCGACGTGAGCGTGAACGTGAACTGGCCCCTGATGCACTTCAAATCGGCGGTGCGCTACCTGCAGCGCAACCCCGTGGACGTGGCCGCCACCGGCGGCACCAACTGGCGCAACTACCTGCCGCCCAAGTTTCAGCGGCGCATTTTCTACCCCCAGCTCTGGAGCGCCCAGGAGCTCGAAGACTGGGGCAAGGGCTGGGTCGAAAGCGTGCTGGAAGAAGGCGTGGGCGTATAAAAAAGAGTGAGGACTTATGAAGTATTTGACGGCGTAGGTCGTCCATACCTATAAGTCCTCACTCTTTTTATAAGCCATGATAAGCCTGCCCCTCACCGGCGTCATCGACCGCCGCCTGCTGCTTAATTTTCGGGCCGACGTAGCGGCTGTCAACGCCTTGCTGCCGGCCCCATTTAGAGCGCAGGTAGTCGAGGGGCACGCCATCGTCGGCATTTGCCTGATACGGCTCAAGCACGAGCGCATTAAAGGCCTGCCGCCGCTGCTCGGCCTGACGTCGGAGAATGGCGCGCACCGCTTTGCGGTGGAATGGGAAGCTGGGGGGCAACGGCAGACAGGCGTATTTATTCCGCGGCGTGATACTTCCTCGCGGCTGAATTATTTCTTTGGCAATCAATTTCTGGGCATTCACCACCACAGCACGTTTCAGGTAGCTGAAGGCGGGGGAAAATACGCCGTTGCCTTTCAAAGCCCAGACCATACGTATTTGGAGGTAGAAGCCAAAGAAACCACAGCCTGGCCGGACACAAGCTTGTTTTCCAGCTTAGATGAAGCATCAAACTTTTTCCGGCTGGGGTCGGCCGGCTACTCGCCCCAAGCGACGGGCTGCGGCTTTGATGGCGTAGCGCTGAGTACGAATGACTGGCAGGTAGCACCAGTGGCCGTGGAACGGATTTCCTCCAGCTACTTTGCCAACGAGGAACTGTTTCCCGCCGGCTCCGTGGAATTTGATAATGCCTTGCTCATGCGGGGCACCAAACACGAATGGCAGCGCCTGCCATCGCTTTAACCCCGCTTTTCTCAAAGAAAGCGAAGCCGGCCGGCAACTAAAACCTGCCGCCGGGGCGTACATGCGGTAAGCTGCCCTTCTGCGCACTAAAACCCGTCATGACCGAAGAAGAACAAAGAATAATCGATACCTCGCTCGAACAGGCTCGCAAGCTGCACGACAACGTGCGCCAGATGTGGGACGGCGACACGCTGGCTACCTTTTACTACGGCGTTATTTCGGGCGCCATTGCCCGTAGCGGACCCGAAGTGGCCAAGGCCCTCACCGCCATGCTTACCGAGGTGTACGCCAACACGGCCAAGTCGCATGTCGACCTGGGCAAGCTGGCCAACGGCTTTGCCAACGGCAGCACCAGTGCGTCCACCGACGCCGGTGGGCCGTTGGCTTAAGCCAGCTAATTGTCGTTCAAGTGCCCTTTTTCGGCCTTGGTTTCGCTCATGCGCCAGTACACCAGCAAAGAAATGAGGGCGCAAGCTGTGACGTACCAGTAAAACCATTCCTCTACCTGCTGCTCTTTGGCGAACAAGGCCACGTACTCGGCGGTGCCCCCGAATATGGCCACCGTGAGGGCAAACGGCAGGCCCACGCCCAGCGCCCGGATTTCGGTGGGGAAAAGCTCGGCCTTCACTACCGCGTTGATGGATGTGTAGCCGCTCACCACAAACAACGCGGCCACCAGCAAGCCAGCGGCCAGCCAGGCGTCGTGCGTCTGGGCCAGCGCGCGCAGCACCGGCACCGTGCCCAGGGTGGCCCCAATACCGAACATGAGCAACACCGGCCGCCGGCCAATTTTATCGGAGATAGCGCCCAGCAGGGGTTGGAAGAACAGCGCCACCGTCATCACCCCAAAGGATATAACCGTTGCAGTTTCCTTGCTGAACCCGGAGGTATTGACCAGGAATTTCTGGGCGTAGGTGGTGAACGTATAGAAAGCCAGCGTACCGCCCAGCGTCAGCCCGACCACGGTTAGCACGGCTTTCGGGTATTGCAACAAGGTCTTTAGTTGACTCGGCCTGCTGCTTGCTGCGGCGGCTTCACCTTGCGCATGTCTTTGCTGCGCGAAGGCGGCCGTTTCGCCCATGTGGGTGCGCAGAAACAGTGCGCCCATGGCCGCCAAAGCGCCAATCACAAAGGGAATGCGCCAGCCCCACTCGCCCAGCTGTGCGGGCGTCAGCAGTTGCTGCAGCGCGAGCAGGACAACCAAGGCCAGCAGCTGCCCGCCCATTAGGGTCAGGTATTGAAAGCTGGACCAGAAGCCGCGGTGCCTCGCGCCGGCCATTTCACTCAAGTAGGTGGCAGAAGTGCCGTATTCGCCGCCCACGCTGAGGCCCTGCACTAGGCGAGCCAGTAGCAGCAGCGCCGGCGCCGCCACCCCAATGGTGGCGTAGCCCGGCGCCACGGCAATGAGCAGCGAGCCGCTGGCCATCAGGCGTACCGACAGCAGCAACGCGGCGCGGCGGCCGTGGCGGTCGGCGTAGGCCCCCAGCAGCCAGGCCCCCAGCGGACGCATCAAAAAACCAACGGCGAAGATGGCCGCGGTGTTGAGGAGCTTGGCGGTGTCATCGCCGCTGGGGAAAAAAATGGGTGCGAAATAAAGGGCAAACCCCGAATAAGCGTACCAGTCGTACCATTCAACCAGGTTGCCAATGGAGCCGCTCACGATGGAGCGAAGGCGAGAAGTGGGAGCAGCGGGAGCAGTCATGCAGCAAATAAAGAAGCTAAGGCATCAGTACTATTGAACGGCTCGGTTCTACGCTGGTCTAGCAGGAACTGTCGTCATTGTTCTGCGCTTGTTTGTTTTCGCTACCTGCCTAGGCGGCACCATTGGGAGCTTCTTAACTTTGTTTGACTTTTTGTAATGATTTCTTTACTGAAGGATAGCCACCTTTCATATTACACAAATGAATAAAGAAGATTTAGAGATTTTCCTGGCCCCTGAAGTAGCATTCGATGAGTTCGAGCGTTACGAGGCAATTTTGCGACAAGCCGGCATACCCCCGGGAAAAGCTGATTATGTGCACATACAGCGCCGCTCCATAGATGCCCGCGGCCGTCAACCACTGATTCGCTTACGCGCTAGCATTTACACAAAAGGCACACCAAAAGAATTGCTTGGCCCGTGGTTTGTTTATCCAAATGTTAACAACCAAAAGCGCCCAGTTTTGATAATAGGTGCTGGACCTGCGGGGCTTTTTGCCGCGCTTCGTTGCATCGAGCTTGGTTTGAAACCCATCGTGCTGGAACGGGGCTTTGACGTGCGCGCCCGTCGCCGTGACTTGGCCGCTATTAACAAAGAGCAAACCGTTAACCCTGATTCAAACTATTGCTTCGGGGAAGGCGGCGCGGGCACATATTCCGACGGCAAGCTTTACACCCGCGCCACCAAGCGCGGCGACGTGGGGCGCGTGCTGCGGCGGCTGGTGCAGCACGGCGCCACCCCCGACATCCTGGTGGACGCCCACCCCCACATCGGTACCAACAAGCTGCCGGCGGTGGTGCAGGCCCTGCGCGAAGCCATCATCGAGGCCGGCGGCGAGGTACGGTTCGACACGCGCGTGACGGATTTGATAATTGAACAGAACCGGCTGCGCGGCGTGGTCACGGCGGCGGGCGAAACCGTGGAGGCCGACGCCACCATTCTGGCCACCGGCCATTCGGCCCGGGATATTTACGAGCTGCTCGACCGCCGGGGCGTGCTCATAGAGGCCAAGCCGTTTGCGATGGGTGTGCGGGTGGAGCACCCGCAGGCGTTGATTGACCAGGCCCAGTACCGCCGCACGGAGCGCGGCTTGCTGCCCGCGGCCTCGTATTCGCTGGTGCACCAAACCGAAGTGCAGGGCCGGCAGCGGGGCGTGTTTTCGTTTTGCATGTGCCCGGGCGGATTCATTGTGCCGGCGGCCACGGCACCCGGTGAGGTGGTGGTGAACGGCATGAGCCCGAGCCGGCGCGACTCGCGCTTTGCCAACTCCGGCATTGTGGCCGCCGTGGAGCTGGAAGACCTGGACGTGCGCCAGCACGGGGCGCTGGCCGGCCTGCGCTTCCAGCAGGCGCTGGAGCAGCGGGCTTGCCTGGCGGCCGGAGGCACCCAACAGGCCCCCGCCCAATTGCTCGGCGACTTTTTAAAAAACAAAGTTTCCAGCCAATTGCTGGAAACTTCCTACCAGCCCGGCCTGGTGTCGGTGCGCATGGACGAGGTGCTGGGCCCGGTGCTCGCCGAACGGCTGCGCCAGGGCTTCCGCGATTTTGGCCGAAAAATTCCGGGTTATGCCACCAACGCGGCCCAGATTGTGGGCGTCGAAAGCCGCACGTCTGCGCCGGTGCGCATCCCGCGCGACAGGGAAACCCTGCAGCATCCGGTAGTGGCAGGGCTGTTTCCGTGCGGCGAGGGCGCGGGCTACGCCGGCGGCATCGTGTCGGCGGCCATGGACGGCGAGCGGTGCGCCGAAGCGGTTTTGGCCGTTTTGTCGTAGAAGGGCAATGAGCAAAACGGGCCGCTTGGCGCACGTACAGGCGGCCCGTTTTGTTGTTCTCTCGTCAAGCCCGGTCCACGGCCCGCGGCCGCTTCCTCCACTTGCAATTCCTTCTCATGAAAAAGACCCTCGTCCTCGGCGCTTCCGATAACCCCGCCCGCTACTCTTTCCGGGCAGCGCACATGCTCAAAAAACACGGCCATGAAGTGGTGCCCGTTGGCATCCGCAAGGGTGAAGTAGCAGGTATGCCCATTCACACCGACCGGCCGCAGGAAACCGATATCGATACGGTGACACTTTATGTGGGGCCGCAAAACCAGCCTGGCTGGTACGACTATATTCTCGACCTCAAGCCCAAGCGCATCCTGTTCAACCCCGGCACTGAAAACCCGGAGCTGGAACGCCTGGCCCAGCAGCGCGGCATCCGAACCGAAGAGGCCTGTACGCTGGTGCTGCTGTCCATTGGGCAGTATTAATCTCGCCGGCTAAGCTTGCAAAGGCGCTGTCAATTTTGATTGGCAGCGCCTTCTTTTTTCTTTCGCGCAATCAAGCCTGCAACAGCCAGCCGCCGTTCGGCACCAGCGACACAAAAACGGTTTGGCCCACCACCCACTGGCCGATGGGTTGACGCACGCGCACCCCATTATTGGGCAAAGCCACTTCTACTTCGTCGTGATTGCCAAAGTAGCGAACCGAGCTGACGGTTCCTTGCAGGCCCGGTTTGGTGGTTGAAAGGCGAAATTCCTCGGGCCGCACGAGCAGGGCTCCGGCAGCGGGCTGGCGAGGCAACAGCCGGCGGCGGGCCGCCCCGCGCACCAGGGAGTAGTCGCCAAACAAAGCCGCGGTGTATTCATCGATGGGCTGCCGGTAAATCTGCGCGGGCGCGCCTTGCTGCACAATGCGGCCCTGGTGCAGCACCAGGATTTCGTCGGCCCAGGGCAGGGTATCGGCCGCGTCGTGCGAAACGAGCAGGCAGGTGATGCCAAGCCGGGTGCCCAGTTCGTCGATGACCGTTTGGAGGATGCGCTTGTGTCCGCGGTCGAGGTTGGAGAACGGCTCGTCGAGCAGCAAGAGGCGCGGGGCCCCCAGCAGCAGCCGGGCCAGCGCCACCCGCTGCTGCTCCCCGCCCGAAAGCTGGTCGGTGCGACGCTGGGCCAGGTGGTCGATGCGGCAGAGGGCGTACAGGGCCTGCGCTTCGGCCGGGGGGCGCTTGTTGGCGTAGCGCAGCACTTGCTCCACGCGCAAGGAGTGCGGCAGGTCCGACTTCTGCGAGAGGTAGGCCACGCCGGGGTGGCCCGGCACGAGGACTTCGGCGGGGCCTCGCAGCCGGTCGCCGCCGATGCGCACCTCGCCCGCGCTGGGCTGAATGAGTCCGGCAATGATTTGCAGCAGCGTGCTTTTGCCCGTGCCCGACTCGCCGGCCAGCGCCAGCTTGCGGTGGGCCGGCTGGCGGAAGCTGATGTTTTGCAGCACCGGGTTGCCGTGCTCTTCCAAACCAATACCCGAAACCGTGAGCAACTCCATGCGCGTCAAACCAATCGGGCAGCAGATATAAACGTCAGCCGTGGCCCTACCCAAAGCCTGGCGCCCGAAAGCCGCCGCAAGCTACGCCGGCCCGCCGGAGCAAGCGGGGACGAAAGTAAAATTTCGCATGTTTTAATCCTGATTCCGTACGGATGGCCGCGCAATTGGCGGGTTCCTTTGTTAAAAGTTTCGCTTGTCTTCCTGACCCGCTTTCCATGTCACCCTCCCCCGCCAATACCACCCTCGAAATTGAAGGCATGAGCTGCGCCGCGTGTGCGAAGGCTGTGGAGAAGTCGTTGGCGCGCACGCCCGGCGTGCAAAACGCCGTAGTGAACTACGCCACCGAAAAAGCGACCGTGCAGTATCTGCCGGAGGTAGCCACCCCAGCCGCCTTGAAAGCCGCCGTCGAAAACGCGGGCTATGGGGTGGTAGAGCGTGCCCCCGCTGCCGACGCGGCCGCGCGCCAGGCCGAAACCGACCAGGAAAAAGCGGCGGCTTACGCCCACCTGAAGCGGCGCTTTTGGGTGGCGGCCGGGCTCGCAGCCCTCATCATGCCGCTGAGCATGCTCATGCTGTGGCCCGCTGCCCTGCGCCATTTGAACATGCAGTGGCTCAACTTGGCCCTGCTCCTGCTCACGCTGCCGGTGCTGCTCTACAGCGGCGCAGGATTTTATCGCTCCGCCTGGAAAAACCTGCGCCACCGCACCGCCAACATGGACACGCTAATTGCCCTCGGCACCGGCGCGGCCTTCCTATGTAGTATAGCCGCCACGCTGGTGCCTGGGTTTTTCACTGAGCGCGGGCTCATACCCGAAGTTTATTACGACACCACCGCCACAATCATTGCCCTGATTTTGCTGGGCAAGGTGCTGGAGCTGCGCGCCAAAACCCAGACATCGGCCGCCATGCGGGCCCTGCTGGGCCTGCAAGCCCGCACGGCCCGCCTCGTGCGCCCCAGCGGCCAGGAAATAGACGTGCCCATTGAGCAGGTGCAGTTGGGCGACATCGTATTGGTGCGGCCGGGCGAGAAAGTCGCCACCGACGGCGTCATCACCGAAGGTCAGTCGGCCCTCGACGAAGCCATGCTCACCGGCGAAAGCCTGCCCGTCACCAAAAAAACCGGCGATGCCGTGTTTGGCGCCACGCTCAACAAAACGGGTTCGTTCCGTTTCCGGGTAACTAAAATCGGGGCCGACACCTTGCTGGCGCAAATTGTGAAGCTGGTGGAAGACGCCCAGGGCAGCCGCGCGCCCATTCAGCGGCTGGCCGACAAAGTGAGCGCCGTGTTTGTGCCCACGGTGGTGGCCATTGCCCTGCTCACTTTTGCGGCGTGGTTTGCCCTGGCCCCGGCCGAACACCGGCTGCCGCTGGCGCTGGTCAATTTTGTAGCCGTGCTCATCATTGCCTGCCCCTGCGCGCTGGGGCTGGCCACGCCCACGGCCATTATGGTGGGCACGGGCAAAGGGGCCGAGCACGGCGTGCTCATCCGCAACGCCGAGGCGCTGGAAAAAGCGTACCAGGTTAACACCGTGCTGCTCGACAAAACGGGCACCATCACCCAAGGCGAGCCCGCCGTGACCGATTTCTGGGCAGCGCCGGGCCAGTCGGTGCCGACCTTGCTATCCCAGGTGGCAGCCGTCGAGCGCCGGTCGGAGCACCCGCTGGCGGCGGCCGTGGTGCGCTACGCCGAGGCACAGCAAGCCACGCCGCTGGCGGCCACCGATTTCCAGGCCCTCGAAGGCCGGGGCGCGGCAGCCTCCGTGGCCGGGGTACCCGTGCGCATCGGCAATGCCCGGGTGCTGGCGGAAGCCGGCATCAGCCTTTCGCCAGAAGTCAGCCGGCAGGCCGAAGCCTTGTTGAAACAAGCCAAAACGGTGCTTTACGTAGCCGTAGCCGGCCAGGCCGTGGCCGTCATCGGCGTGGCCGACACCGTACGGGCCAGTTCGGCCGCGGCCATCCGTCAGCTCCAGGAGCTGGGCCTGGAAGTAATGATGATAACCGGCGACAACCCTGCCACCGCCGCCCAGGTAGCGGCCAAAGTAGGCATCAAGCGCTACGTGGCCGAAGTGCTGCCAGCCGATAAAGCCGCCCAGGTGAAGGCCCTGCAAGCCGAGGGCCGTGTGGTGGCCATGGTGGGCGACGGCATCAACGATGCGCCCGCGCTGGCCCAGGCCGACATCGGCCTGGCCATGGGCGCCGGCACCGACGTGGCCCTCGAAGCCGCCGGCATCACCCTCATGCGCTCCGATTTGCAAAGCGTGGTTACGGCCATCGAGCTGTCGCGCCAAACCATCCGCGTTATCCGCCAGAACCTATTTTTTGCCTTTATATATAATACGCTGGGCATTCCCATCGCGGCCGGGGTGCTTTACCCAGTGTTTGGCCTGCTGCTTTCGCCCATGTTGGCGGCCGGCGCCATGGCCCTGAGCTCGGTATCGGTGCTCACCAATTCGCTACGCTTGCGCCGCTTCCGTCCCCAGTAACTCAGGCCGCTTTGTGCCAGCGGCGGCGCTTCGGCTCGCGGTGAACGATTCCCAACGTGAGCCGATGCGCGCTGTTCATAACGAAACGCCCAGACGCCTATATTTGCTGCCTTACGGTGATGGATTTCCACCGCGAACCGCCGGAGCTTCCCCGCTCCGCGCTGATGATTCCTACCGCCCGGACGGCCACAGGGGCCGCGCCGTCTAGCTCATCACGTTCGCCGCCATGGCCCCTCGCTTCGATTTTGCCCGCCTCCTGCCCACCCATGTTCGCCGTTTAGACACAACGGCCGGCCTCCTGTATTTGCTGCGCTGGCTGCTTATTTGTGCGCTGTTGGGGGCGCTGGCGGGCACGGCCTCGGCTGGTTTTCTGGTGGCACTGGATTGGGTGACGCGCTGGCGCGAAGCCCACCCGTGGGCGCTGGCGCTGCTGCCGGGCGCGGGCTTGCTCATCGGCCTGGCCTACCATTATGTTGGCGGGCGCGCGGTGCGGGGCAATAATCTGATTCTCGACGAAATCCATCAGCCCCGCCAGCTCATCCCCTTGCGGCTGCTGCCGCTGGTGCTGGGCGGCACCTTGGCCACGCACTTGTTCGGGGGCTCGGCGGGCCGCGAGGGCACGGCCGTGCAGATGGCCGGGGCGCTGGCCGACCAATTGACGCGCTGGCTGGGTTTGTGCCCGCGCGACCGGCGCCTGCTGCTCATCGCGGGCATGAGCGCAGGATTTGCGTCGGTGTTTGGTACGCCGCTGGCGGGCGCGGTTTTCGGGTTGGAAGTCTTCCTGTTAGGCTCCATTCGCTACGATGCCCTGGTGCCCAGCTTCCTGGCCGCCGTGCTGGCCGATGCCGTGACACGGGCCTGGGGTGTGGGCCACACTTCCTACCCAGCGCTGCCGACGCTGCCGCTCTCGGCCCTTTCGCTGGGAGGCGCGCTACTGGTGGGCGTGCTCTGCGGGCTGACAGCGCGCGGTTTCGCGGGGCTCACGCATGGGCTCACGCGCTTGTTCAGGCGCATTGCTTATGCCCCGCTCCGGCCGGTGGTGGGCGGGGCGCTACTGGTGCCGTTGCTGTGGGCGCTGGGCCCCAACCGTTTCGATGGCCTCGGCATTTCGGTCATCGTTGAGGCTTTCCAACACCCGCTGCCGCCCACCGACTGGGCCCTGAAACTGGCCCTGACGGCCCTCACCCTGGGCTGCGGCTTCAAGGGCGGCGAGGTGACGCCGCTGTTTTTTATGGGGGCGGCGCTGGGGAGTGCCCTGACCGTGGTGCTGCCGCTGCCGGTGGCTTTGCTGGCGGCGCTCGGCTTTGTGGGCTTGTTTGCCGGCGCGGCCAACACGCCGCTGGCCTGCACGCTGATGGGATTGGAATTATTCGGTAGCCATGCGGGCATTTACCTGGGCATCAGCTGCGTGGTGGCTTACTTGTTTTCCGGACACCGAGGCATTTACAGCTCGCAGGTAATTGGACAGGCCAAGCACTTGCGCGAAGGCCGCCAGCAGGGCAAGCCGCTGGGCGAGCTTTGATGCTGCGCTTGAGAACAAGCGAGAGAAGCGAAACCTGGTGGATTTGCTCAGCACGACCATTCCCTTTTGCTAATTTTTTTTCATACCCAGACAACCCTTAGCTGCTAATCTGCATCTGACGCCTCAACTCACCCGCTTTTCTGCTTTTTGCCCACCCCTACCGTGACCGAAGTCGAACTCATTGCCGCTTGCGTGCGCGGCGAGCACCGGGCCCAGCGCCAGCTCTACGACCGACTGGCCGGGCTCATGCTCACCGTTTGCCGCCGCTACCTCAAGCGCCGCGAAGACGCCGAGGAAGCCATGATTTTAGGTTTTGCCAAGATGTTCCGGGCCCTGCCCAACTACCGCTTCGAAGGCAGCTTTGAGGGCTGGGTGCGGCGCATCATGGTGAACGAGGCGCTGATGCAGCTGCGCCAGCGCGAAATGATGACGGTGTCGTTCGAAGATTTTGCCCAACCCGAAAACCTGGCCACTACCGCCGCCACCGCCGACACCCAACTGCAGGTCGAAGACCTGATGCACCTGCTGGCCACGCTGCCGGCGGGCTACCGCACGGTGTTCAACCTCTACGCCCTGGAAGGCTACGGCCACCAGGAAATTGCCGAGCTGCTGGGCATCAGCGAAGGCACCAGCAAGTCGCAGCTCAGCAAGGCCCGCGCCATGCTGCAGCGCCGCGTCAGCTTCGCCGCCGTGACCACCGAATGACCCGGGGCTCGGCGCTTTTCAACCACGATTTCTAGCTAATAATAAATATGCCTCCCGAAAATATTGATGATTTATTCCGCGAGAAGCTCGACGGCCATGCCTCACCGACCGGCGACGACCTGTGGGCCCGCCTGCAGGCCCACGTGCCCGCCGAGGCGGCCCCCACGCCTGCGCCTGCCCCGGAACGCCTCGACCAGCTTTTCCAAAAAGGCCTGACCCAACACGCTACGCCGCCCCGGCGCGAGCTGTGGGAACGCCTCGAAGACGAACACCTGCGCCCCCGGCAGCGCCGTGCCGCCGCGTGGTGGCCCATGGCCATGGCAGCTGCGGTGGCGCTGTTTCTGCTGGTGGGCAGCGGCCTGTGGCTGGGTTGGCCGAACGGCAAAATGTCGGCGGGTGAGGTGGCGTCGCGGTCGGCCCGAACCACTAACCAGCCTTCTACTGCACCGGTGACTCCGGGTGCCCCCGCCAATGGAGCTGCTGACGCTCAGCCTCAGCAGCAGGTGGCAGCAGTAACCACGGTCACTCCTGAAGCCAAAGCTGCAGCGCAGTCAATTATTTCGGTTCCGCTGCAGAAAAAAGTAATGACTGAGGCAACCCGCCCTGCAATGGTTGCATCTACCGCATCAAAGGCCAGCAAGGCAGCCCGCGAGCAGTCTGCAAGCCACTCGAAAGCAAGCTTCCGGCCGTTGGACGCAACCACCGAAACTGCTCCCCAAGTGGCCCGCACCCCGGCCCAGCCCGCCGCTCACCCGGCCCCCGCTTCCGGCGTTGACGAGCACCGGAAGGCCTTGATAAATACGCCGATGGTTGCCCAGGCACCCCAATCCAATCCGACCGTGGAAAACGTCCCGGCCACAGCCAGCGGGCTCATCACGGTGGATGTGCGGGCCGGCGACGCCGACGCTCGGCCTGCCAAGGCCGCTACCTCGGCCCTGGCTTCGGCCGAAGCCCCGGCTGAGCGCAAGCGCCTGGGCGGGCGCCTGCTCCAACTGGGCGGCCGCCTGGTGCGGGGCGAGCAGGTCAACCTGGCCGAGGTGACCGGCCTGCCCGAAAACGTGACGCTGCGGGCCACCTTGGCCGGCCGCACGGTCACGAAATCCATTCAATTGTAATTCACTTCTTTCTTTTTAGAAATCATGCAACGCGCTTTTCTCCCCTCTTTTCTGTTGCTAACTGCCCTCACGGCCGGGCTGAACGAGGCCCGCGCCACCCGACTCGCGCTGCCCGCCTCGGTGCAAGACACCATTGTGATGCGCCTGCCCAACCGCGCCACTCTCACCCTCACGGTGCGCGACGCGGCCCAGCTGCGCCAGCTCAAAAACTACCACCTCGACTCGCTCACCACCCGCCTGGCCACCTACATCACGCAGGCCGAGGCCGCCGCCAAGGCCGGCACCACCAACCAGGTGACGATGCGCTTCTACCCCGACAAAGACCAGCCCGGCCAGAACCTGCCCGAGGAAATCCGCATCACGGCCCACAAGCCCGGCACCGACGGCACCAAAGGCCCCACCAAAACGCAGGTGTTTCTGAACAAAAAATTCGGCATCAAGACCGATAGCGATATCAATGGCGTAAACTCCATCTCCATCGACACGAACGGCAGCGCCAAAGCTACCGCGAAAGGGGACTCGGCGAAACGCGCCAACCGGAAAGACCGCCACACGGTGGACCTGCACTTGGAGCTCGGCTACAACACGTTCGTCAATTCGTCGACCAACAGCGTGAGTTCGGGTCCTCCCTCCCTTCGCTATTGGTCCCTATTCGGCGGTTCGGGCATGACCGGTATCGGCCTCGACTACGTGCAGCCCCTGGCATACAGCAAGCGCGCCAAGCTGGCCCTCACTTTCGGTCCTGAGTTCGTGAGCAACAGTTTCATGCTGCGCGGCAACGACCAGTGGGTGAAAAGCGGCGGTGTGACGACCGCGGAGCGCGCTCCCGATAGCAAGCAGATTGACGATTCCAAGCTTGTCATCAACTCCCTGAACCTGCCCCTGATGCTGCGCCTCAAGCTGCGCAACAAAGAAGACAAGCGCACCCTGTCGGCGGGCATTGGCGCCTTTGGCGGCTACCGCGTGGGCGGCAACATTACCACAGAGTACAAGCTGGCCGGCAGCGACAACAAGCACGAGGACAAGCTGCGCGGCGACCTCAACGTCAACAATTGGCAGTATGGCCTGCAAGGGGAGCTGGGCTTTCACTTCCTCCGGTTTTATGCCAAGTACAACCTGAACGAAGTATTCAAGGAAAACCAGGGCCCCCAAACCCAGGCCCTCAGCTTCGGCTTCCGCTTTATTGGTTTCTAAAGCAAGTCGAATGATAAAAAAGCGCCCCGGAAAGCCGAGGCGCTTTTTTTATTGTCTTTTGCCATCCGGAGTCTCTATTGCAAGCGAAAAAAATTATCCAGCAGAATGGCCGCCGAAATGGCCACGTTGAGGCTTTCGGCCCGGCCGCCGGCCCCGCGCGGGATGTGCAGGCGCCGCGTGAGGGCCGCCGCCACGCCCGGCGTGAGGCCGTGCGACTCGGAGCCCATCACCAGCACGCCGCGGGGCTGCAGCTGCACGCGGTGCACGTTGTCGCCGGCCAAATCGGCGCCGAAAATGCCGGTGCCGGTGGGCAGCTTGGGCAGCCAGGCGCTGAGGTCGCGCTCCCACACGGGCACGCGGGCGAAGGCACCCATGGTGGCCGACACGGTTTTGGGGGCAAACGCGTCGGCGCAGCCGGGGCTGAGCACCACGCCGGCCAAGCCGTACCAGTCGGCCAGGCGCAGCAGGGTGCCCAG
Proteins encoded in this region:
- a CDS encoding DUF2071 domain-containing protein, whose translation is MISLPLTGVIDRRLLLNFRADVAAVNALLPAPFRAQVVEGHAIVGICLIRLKHERIKGLPPLLGLTSENGAHRFAVEWEAGGQRQTGVFIPRRDTSSRLNYFFGNQFLGIHHHSTFQVAEGGGKYAVAFQSPDHTYLEVEAKETTAWPDTSLFSSLDEASNFFRLGSAGYSPQATGCGFDGVALSTNDWQVAPVAVERISSSYFANEELFPAGSVEFDNALLMRGTKHEWQRLPSL
- a CDS encoding TOBE domain-containing protein, which produces MLHQGRIVQQGAPAQIYRQPIDEYTAALFGDYSLVRGAARRRLLPRQPAAGALLVRPEEFRLSTTKPGLQGTVSSVRYFGNHDEVEVALPNNGVRVRQPIGQWVVGQTVFVSLVPNGGWLLQA
- a CDS encoding CoA-binding protein, with protein sequence MKKTLVLGASDNPARYSFRAAHMLKKHGHEVVPVGIRKGEVAGMPIHTDRPQETDIDTVTLYVGPQNQPGWYDYILDLKPKRILFNPGTENPELERLAQQRGIRTEEACTLVLLSIGQY
- a CDS encoding MFS transporter; protein product: MTAPAAPTSRLRSIVSGSIGNLVEWYDWYAYSGFALYFAPIFFPSGDDTAKLLNTAAIFAVGFLMRPLGAWLLGAYADRHGRRAALLLSVRLMASGSLLIAVAPGYATIGVAAPALLLLARLVQGLSVGGEYGTSATYLSEMAGARHRGFWSSFQYLTLMGGQLLALVVLLALQQLLTPAQLGEWGWRIPFVIGALAAMGALFLRTHMGETAAFAQQRHAQGEAAAASSRPSQLKTLLQYPKAVLTVVGLTLGGTLAFYTFTTYAQKFLVNTSGFSKETATVISFGVMTVALFFQPLLGAISDKIGRRPVLLMFGIGATLGTVPVLRALAQTHDAWLAAGLLVAALFVVSGYTSINAVVKAELFPTEIRALGVGLPFALTVAIFGGTAEYVALFAKEQQVEEWFYWYVTACALISLLVYWRMSETKAEKGHLNDN
- a CDS encoding NAD(P)/FAD-dependent oxidoreductase; protein product: MNKEDLEIFLAPEVAFDEFERYEAILRQAGIPPGKADYVHIQRRSIDARGRQPLIRLRASIYTKGTPKELLGPWFVYPNVNNQKRPVLIIGAGPAGLFAALRCIELGLKPIVLERGFDVRARRRDLAAINKEQTVNPDSNYCFGEGGAGTYSDGKLYTRATKRGDVGRVLRRLVQHGATPDILVDAHPHIGTNKLPAVVQALREAIIEAGGEVRFDTRVTDLIIEQNRLRGVVTAAGETVEADATILATGHSARDIYELLDRRGVLIEAKPFAMGVRVEHPQALIDQAQYRRTERGLLPAASYSLVHQTEVQGRQRGVFSFCMCPGGFIVPAATAPGEVVVNGMSPSRRDSRFANSGIVAAVELEDLDVRQHGALAGLRFQQALEQRACLAAGGTQQAPAQLLGDFLKNKVSSQLLETSYQPGLVSVRMDEVLGPVLAERLRQGFRDFGRKIPGYATNAAQIVGVESRTSAPVRIPRDRETLQHPVVAGLFPCGEGAGYAGGIVSAAMDGERCAEAVLAVLS
- a CDS encoding heavy metal translocating P-type ATPase, translated to MSPSPANTTLEIEGMSCAACAKAVEKSLARTPGVQNAVVNYATEKATVQYLPEVATPAALKAAVENAGYGVVERAPAADAAARQAETDQEKAAAYAHLKRRFWVAAGLAALIMPLSMLMLWPAALRHLNMQWLNLALLLLTLPVLLYSGAGFYRSAWKNLRHRTANMDTLIALGTGAAFLCSIAATLVPGFFTERGLIPEVYYDTTATIIALILLGKVLELRAKTQTSAAMRALLGLQARTARLVRPSGQEIDVPIEQVQLGDIVLVRPGEKVATDGVITEGQSALDEAMLTGESLPVTKKTGDAVFGATLNKTGSFRFRVTKIGADTLLAQIVKLVEDAQGSRAPIQRLADKVSAVFVPTVVAIALLTFAAWFALAPAEHRLPLALVNFVAVLIIACPCALGLATPTAIMVGTGKGAEHGVLIRNAEALEKAYQVNTVLLDKTGTITQGEPAVTDFWAAPGQSVPTLLSQVAAVERRSEHPLAAAVVRYAEAQQATPLAATDFQALEGRGAAASVAGVPVRIGNARVLAEAGISLSPEVSRQAEALLKQAKTVLYVAVAGQAVAVIGVADTVRASSAAAIRQLQELGLEVMMITGDNPATAAQVAAKVGIKRYVAEVLPADKAAQVKALQAEGRVVAMVGDGINDAPALAQADIGLAMGAGTDVALEAAGITLMRSDLQSVVTAIELSRQTIRVIRQNLFFAFIYNTLGIPIAAGVLYPVFGLLLSPMLAAGAMALSSVSVLTNSLRLRRFRPQ